In Halobaculum limi, one DNA window encodes the following:
- a CDS encoding amidohydrolase family protein, producing the protein MEELSGTVLAGRSFDPIRGRVVVADGRIEAVEETDTTSTDIIVPAFVNAHTHIGDSVAKDAAAGLSLDEAVVPPDSLKHRQLAAADRSELVSAMRRTLRLMRRTGTVSCLDFREQGVEGARALREAATADVADAFILGSGDPAVLDVADGYGASGANDADFADERAACAERGVPFAIHAGEPDATDIHPALDYDPDLLVHMVHAQQAHLDRVAEQSVPIVACPRANAVLDVGTPPIRELVDHTTVALGTDNVMLNPPSMFREMSYTVTRFDVTAREVLRMATTAGAEIAGLDCGVIEPGRRAALVVLDGDSDNLAGSADPVEAVVRRATELDVKRVV; encoded by the coding sequence ATGGAAGAACTCTCGGGGACCGTGCTCGCCGGCCGGTCGTTCGACCCGATTCGCGGCCGCGTCGTCGTCGCAGACGGCCGGATCGAGGCGGTCGAAGAGACGGACACCACCTCGACCGACATCATCGTGCCAGCGTTCGTCAACGCGCACACTCACATCGGAGACTCCGTCGCGAAAGACGCGGCCGCCGGCCTGTCGCTCGACGAAGCGGTGGTCCCGCCGGACAGCCTGAAGCACAGACAGCTGGCGGCCGCCGACCGTTCTGAACTCGTGTCGGCGATGCGCCGGACGCTCCGATTGATGCGCCGAACCGGGACGGTCTCGTGTCTGGACTTCCGGGAGCAGGGCGTCGAAGGGGCACGCGCCCTCCGTGAGGCAGCGACGGCAGACGTCGCCGACGCGTTCATCCTTGGGAGCGGCGACCCGGCGGTCCTCGACGTCGCCGACGGCTACGGTGCCTCCGGCGCGAACGATGCCGACTTCGCCGACGAGCGTGCCGCGTGTGCCGAGCGTGGTGTCCCGTTCGCCATCCACGCGGGTGAACCGGACGCGACCGACATCCACCCGGCGCTCGACTACGATCCCGATCTGCTCGTCCACATGGTCCACGCACAGCAAGCGCACCTCGACCGCGTGGCAGAGCAGTCCGTTCCGATCGTCGCCTGCCCGCGGGCGAACGCGGTCCTCGACGTCGGGACGCCCCCAATTCGAGAGTTGGTGGACCACACCACCGTCGCACTCGGGACGGACAACGTGATGTTGAACCCCCCGTCGATGTTCCGGGAGATGTCGTACACGGTGACTCGGTTCGACGTGACCGCTCGGGAAGTGTTGCGGATGGCGACGACGGCTGGGGCCGAGATCGCCGGCCTCGACTGTGGCGTCATCGAACCCGGTCGACGGGCGGCGCTTGTCGTCCTCGACGGCGATTCGGACAATCTGGCAGGTTCGGCCGACCCAGTCGAGGCGGTCGTCCGCCGGGCGACCGAACTGGACGTAAAACGGGTCGTCTAG
- a CDS encoding Lrp/AsnC family transcriptional regulator, which translates to MTSNEIDDVDKAILYALQEDARNMSSGDIAERTGTSDSTVRKRIQRLESDDVIKGYSAIVDYQKSGYPLRMLLYCTASIPERGKIIPDILEIDGVVSVQELVTGEQNLLVTAVGETDDDITPIAQELLDMGLTVADEVLVRTHETTPFGKFDASAPESDDA; encoded by the coding sequence ATGACTTCCAACGAGATCGACGACGTAGACAAAGCGATCCTGTACGCGCTTCAGGAAGACGCTCGAAATATGTCCTCAGGCGACATCGCCGAACGGACCGGCACCTCTGACAGCACGGTCCGCAAGCGGATCCAGCGGCTCGAATCTGACGATGTGATCAAAGGGTACAGCGCCATCGTCGACTACCAGAAGTCCGGGTACCCGCTCCGAATGCTGCTGTACTGTACTGCGTCGATCCCCGAACGGGGCAAGATCATCCCAGACATCCTGGAGATAGACGGCGTCGTGTCGGTACAGGAGTTGGTCACCGGCGAACAGAACCTCCTCGTGACCGCCGTTGGTGAGACGGATGACGACATCACGCCCATCGCACAGGAACTCCTCGATATGGGACTCACTGTCGCCGACGAGGTCCTCGTCCGCACCCACGAGACGACGCCGTTCGGCAAGTTCGACGCGAGCGCCCCGGAATCCGACGACGCCTAG
- a CDS encoding helix-turn-helix domain-containing protein has product MATGRDEGVGAREMIRAEFHLTLGEDRWIGEVSRAFPEATLRLLSAAPLGDRSLELGAVYASDPQAVVAAIRDHSDVRTYDLLYCDEERALSKYETTDRSLFEFLGSASLLPEFPLDVRDGEMAFAVTATRSEFEAFGDRLDASDLRYDLRSVVHRDDPTGVLTPRQRECLAVARRMGYFEVPRQAKLADVADALDVDTSTVSETIRRGTARVVDRFFTERELERQ; this is encoded by the coding sequence GTGGCGACCGGTCGCGACGAGGGGGTGGGAGCACGCGAGATGATCCGCGCGGAGTTTCACCTCACGCTCGGCGAGGACCGCTGGATCGGCGAGGTCTCACGCGCGTTCCCCGAGGCCACGCTTCGCCTCCTCAGCGCCGCCCCACTCGGTGACCGGTCGCTCGAACTCGGTGCGGTGTACGCGTCGGACCCGCAGGCGGTGGTCGCGGCTATTCGTGACCACTCGGACGTGCGCACGTACGACCTGTTGTACTGCGACGAGGAGCGAGCGCTCTCGAAGTACGAGACGACCGACCGCTCACTGTTCGAGTTCCTCGGGTCGGCGTCGCTGTTGCCGGAGTTCCCGCTCGACGTGCGCGACGGCGAGATGGCGTTCGCGGTGACGGCGACCCGCTCGGAGTTCGAGGCGTTCGGTGACCGCCTCGACGCGAGCGACCTGCGGTACGACCTACGCTCGGTCGTCCACCGCGACGACCCGACGGGGGTGCTGACTCCACGACAGCGTGAGTGTCTCGCCGTCGCTCGGCGGATGGGCTATTTCGAAGTCCCCCGGCAGGCCAAACTCGCAGACGTCGCCGACGCACTCGACGTGGACACCTCGACGGTCAGCGAGACGATTCGGCGAGGAACCGCCCGAGTCGTCGACCGCTTCTTCACCGAGCGCGAGTTGGAGCGTCAGTAG
- a CDS encoding HIT family protein, which yields MSDDCIFCMIIAGDIPGRIVAETDDALAFLDANPMARGHTLVIPKAHRQRIADLSQEESRAVFDLVHELTPRIESAVEADAHTVGINDGEDAGQEVPHAHVHIIPRFEGDGGGPIHVAAGERPDLSDDELDTIASNIGE from the coding sequence ATGAGCGACGACTGCATCTTCTGTATGATCATCGCGGGCGACATCCCCGGTCGCATCGTGGCCGAGACCGACGACGCTCTCGCGTTCCTCGACGCGAACCCGATGGCCCGCGGGCACACGCTCGTCATCCCGAAGGCGCACCGCCAGCGCATCGCCGACCTCTCCCAAGAGGAGTCGCGGGCGGTGTTCGACCTGGTTCACGAACTGACGCCGCGCATCGAGAGCGCGGTCGAGGCCGACGCCCACACCGTCGGCATCAACGACGGCGAAGACGCCGGCCAGGAGGTGCCGCACGCACACGTCCACATCATCCCACGCTTCGAGGGCGACGGCGGCGGTCCCATCCACGTCGCCGCCGGTGAGCGTCCCGACCTGAGCGACGACGAACTGGACACCATCGCGAGCAACATCGGCGAGTAG
- a CDS encoding DUF7521 family protein, whose protein sequence is MSTPVFPSETWRLIGTAVWWVSSAVGLVVVALAFYGYRRNRSRPMLFLALGIASFTVIDFVATVLTARIAGPVFLPLVGNGVELIGMGSILYAVVLARRE, encoded by the coding sequence ATGAGCACGCCCGTCTTCCCGTCGGAGACGTGGAGACTCATCGGAACTGCCGTGTGGTGGGTTTCCTCGGCCGTCGGACTCGTGGTCGTCGCACTCGCGTTCTACGGCTACCGCCGAAACCGGAGCCGTCCGATGCTGTTCCTCGCTCTCGGCATCGCGTCGTTCACGGTCATCGACTTCGTCGCGACGGTGCTTACCGCCCGGATCGCCGGCCCGGTGTTCCTCCCCCTCGTGGGGAACGGGGTCGAACTGATCGGGATGGGGTCGATCCTCTATGCGGTCGTGCTCGCACGCCGGGAGTGA
- a CDS encoding winged helix-turn-helix domain-containing protein — protein MADGASPADVFALLDDEYARSLLAATSHEPMTASELSDQCDMSVSTVYRRLDALESSDLVTSRVRPDADGDHTREYESQLDRLLVSLDDGDFEVRIETVSATQSFADAFTDLWEGL, from the coding sequence GTGGCCGATGGAGCATCCCCTGCTGACGTGTTCGCCCTCCTCGACGACGAGTACGCCCGGTCGCTCCTCGCGGCCACCAGCCACGAGCCAATGACCGCATCAGAACTCAGCGACCAGTGTGATATGTCCGTCTCGACAGTGTACCGCCGACTCGACGCACTCGAGTCGTCCGACCTCGTCACGTCCCGCGTCCGCCCGGACGCCGACGGCGACCACACGAGAGAGTACGAATCGCAACTCGACCGACTCCTCGTCAGCCTCGACGACGGCGACTTCGAGGTCCGAATCGAGACCGTCTCGGCGACACAGTCGTTCGCCGACGCGTTCACCGACCTCTGGGAGGGGCTGTGA